The DNA sequence GGACGCATCACGTCTGCGCCGTTCGTCACGAACTCGACCGCACCCGCGTCGACTGTGACTGTTGCCTTCTCGGGACGGAGTTCGAGTGCCCCCTTGACAGTCACGAAGTACTCGCCGTCGAACCTCATTATAAGTGGCTCTCCGTCGGCGAGAAGCAGGTCGTAGTCCTCCTCAAGCTCTATCTGTTCGAGACGGTAGTCACCGAGGTCGACGTCGAGCTTCTCCTCTATGCTCGACTTGATCTCGTCCGCCTCGTCCTCACGCAGATAATGCCTCGATCTTACCTCCATATCCGATAGATATCTCACGAATTCATAAAACGTTCGACAGTATTAAGTCGCAACAAGGTTTAGTAGGGTGCAATGCAAGAGATGCCACTCGACGTCCTGGAGGATCACGTCGACTCTCAGGTAGTAGTACGTCTCAAGGACGGCGAACGTTTCGTGGGGACGCTTACGAGCTTCGATCAGCACATGAACGTAGTCCTCGATCCTCTTGAGTCCGAAGAAGTCGAGGAGTACACTCACGTCGAAGACACAACCGTTATACGAGGAGACAACGTTGTCTCCATCAGACTCTAAACAGGTGTCACACAATGGGAAAAGGAACACCAACACAGGGAAAGCGTAACAAGAAGACTCACGTGAAGTGCAGGAGATGCGGAGAGAAGAGCTACCATCTCAAGAAGGAGAGATGCTCAAGCTGTGGCTTCGGAAAGTCGTCGAAACAGAGATCGTATAACTGGCAGGACAAGACGGGAGACAACTGACCCTTTTATTTCATGCAAGATAAGTGCGGCGTAGTCGGGGTACAGCTCTCGGATACGGCTTCCGAGAACTCCGCGGCGTTACCCGTCTACTACGCGCTCTATGCCTTACAGCACAGGGGACAAGAGGGCGCGGGTATAGTCACGTGTGACGGCTTCCAGCAACACTCGAAGAAGGGTCTAGGGCTCGTCGCCGATGTCTTCGACGAGGATGACATGGGAGACCTCCCCGGCGACTCGGGGATAGGACATATACGTTACCCCACGTCGGGCAAGATCGACGAGAAGTCTTGTCACCCCTTCACTGTGACCTCGAAGCAGGGATCGATAGCCCTCGGACATAACGGTAACCTCGTAAACACCGACTCCATAAGGGACGACCTCGAGTCGCTCGGACACGCATTCACGACTGAGTCGGACACAGAGGTCATGGTTCACGACCTCTCACGTAATCTCCTCGACAACGACCTACTCGAAGCCATAGAGAGGTCGATGAGGAAGATAGATGGCGCGTACTCGATCACGATGATGCACAACGACACCGTGATCGGGATACGTGACCCTCTCGGGATACGTCCTCTCTGTATAGGGAAGCTCGACGAAGGATATATAATAGCCAGCGAGTCAGTCGCCATAGACGTCTTAGACGGCGACTTCGTGAGGGACGTACGTCCGGGCGAGGTAGTCGTCTTGGACGACGACGGCAAGGGATTCGAGTCGTACCAGCTCTTCGAGAAACAGCCCGCACACTGCTTCTTCGAGTACGTCTACTTCGCGCGCCCCGACTCGGAGATAGACGGCAGGCTCGTCTATGACATGAGACGTAAGCTCGGAAGGCTCCTCTACGAGAGACACGGTGTCGACACCGATATAGTCTCACCCGTGCCTGACTCGGGACGCGCCTTCGCGACGGGATACGCCGAGGCGGGTGACATCGAGTACGCCGAGAGCCTGATGAAAAACAGGTACGTCGGACGTACCTTCATAATGCCGACACAGGACGCACGTGAGACCGCGGTAAGACTCAAGCTCAACACCATAGCCTCGAACATAGAGGGCAAGACGGTCACTCTCATAGACGATTCGGTCGTGAGGGGCACGACTTCGAACCAGCTCGTCAAGCTCCTCAAGGACAACGGCGCAGAGGAGGTACATATGCGCATAGGCTCGCCTCCGATTATATCGCCGTGTTACCTCGGAATAAACATGGCAAGCCGCGACGAACTAATGGCGAGCGACAAGTCGGTCGCCGAGATACGTGACGAGATAGGAGCCGACAGCCTCGAATACCTCGACGTCGCCGACATCTCCGAGGCTCTCGACATGCCGAAGTCGGAGATGTGTACGGGATGTGTCACCGAGGAGTATCCCATGAATATCGAGGGCGAGATATGTGGCAGGTGCTCGTCGGCGTCTGACGTCGAGGTCGCAGACGACTGAGATTAGAAAACCCAGACAGAATGGAAATTATAAAGTTAGTCCCCTCTCTACAGAGTAATGTAGAGCGTGGGTAGCCAAGCTAGGCCAACGGCGCAGCGTTGAGGGCGCTGTCCCGTAGGGGTCCGCCGGTTCGAATCCGGTCCCACGCAGTTTTTCTGAGTGAAACGAAGAAAAACGAGTAGGAGCGGTATTCGAACCAAAGAACAAGCGACAGCGAACTGACTGAGGTTCGAATCCGGTTCCACGCATACGAACGAAGTGAGAATCGCGGGGCGGGGAACATGAGTGACCGTGTCCCACGCAGTGAGCGAACTTTTAGTGGACGAAGGAGTAGGATCGATTCGAGACCTAAGCCAATATGTCAGTCTATTCTATGTGCCGCACGAGTATATCCAGCACCGACTCCCTGTCGGCGTCGACTGTGACCGTCTTCTTGCTACCGGTCTTCCCCCTCGTAACAGCTCCTCTCACGCCTAAGAGAAGCTCCAACTCGTCGAGTAGCTCCTCGTTCGCTCTTCCGTCCTTTGCGGGCTCCGAGAGACGCGCCTCGAACCTGCCGCGCCACTCGTTGAATCCGTCGGGGACTCTCGTCTCGGAGGCGTTCGGGGTGACGTCGAACTCGATCAGTGTCATCCCCTCGCTGGAGACCTCGACGGCGTCCTCGGGTGAGTGTGTAGCCATAGGGTGACTTGATCCGGCTTCTACTTGTACCTGTCTCTGTCTCCTGACACGTCGTGTGACGCCGGAACGAAAGGATTTTTGCCCGAACGAGGACAAGACTCCCTCGATGGTTGAGTTAGATCCGTGGGGCTCCGCTACAGTCGAAAGCTACTCGAAACTCTTCGAGGAGTTCGGTATAGACGAGTTCGATTCCTCGGAGGTTCCCGAGCCGATGGACCTCATGAGGCGCGGCATAATATTCGGACAGCGTGACTACGACCTCATAACTGACGCCATGAAGTCGGAGTCGGACGGCGACTACGCCGCGCTCTCGGGCTTCATGCCCTCGGGGAACGTCCATATAGGCAACATGATGGTGATGCGCGAGCTCATCTGGCACCAGAGACAGGGTGCCGACACCTACTTCCTGATCGCCGACCTCGAAGCCCACTCGGCGCGCGGAAAGTCATGGGAGGAGTGCCGCGAGATATCGCGCGACTACATACTCTCGATGATAGCCCTCGGATTCGAGCCCGACAACGGGACTATCTACCGACAGAGTGAGAACAGGGAGCTACAGGATCTCGCCTTCGAACTCGGCGAACAGACCAACTTCAACGAGCTCCGTGGGATCTACGGATTCGACGGCGACACCAACATAGCACATATGGAGAGTGTCCTGACACAGGCGGCTGACATACTCTATCCTCAGATCGACGAGCCTAAGCCGACTGTCATACCCGTCGGCGCGGATCAGGACCCACATCTGCGTCTCACACGGAGCCTCGCAAAACGCATGCGTATGTTCGGCGTCACCGAGGCTTATGCGAGCTTCGAGATCGACGAAGACGCGAAAGCCGTAGTCTCGGAAGCACTCGAAGAACTCGGAGGTGAGGCAACTGCGGAGGAACTCGCCGAAGATCTCCGCGGAGAAGTCGAAGACGACCTCGACGACGACCTTCTCAAGACTCTCGACTCGGGAGGCGACGAGAAACTCCGTCCACGTACACGTATACTCTCACGCGACGCTCCTGACGACGCCTTCGACGACCTCGTCGAAGCTATCGAGTCGGAGCACGAAGACGTCGAGGTGTACGACGAACACATAGATGTCTTCGGACTCGACGACGCCGCCGAGGACGGTATCAGAGAGACAGTACGTCAGACCGAGGTCGACCACGGAGGCTACGGATTCTACGCACCGTCATCGATATACCACAGATTTATGACAGGTCTCACAGGAGGAAAGA is a window from the Candidatus Afararchaeum irisae genome containing:
- a CDS encoding DUF167 family protein is translated as MATHSPEDAVEVSSEGMTLIEFDVTPNASETRVPDGFNEWRGRFEARLSEPAKDGRANEELLDELELLLGVRGAVTRGKTGSKKTVTVDADRESVLDILVRHIE
- a CDS encoding LSM domain-containing protein is translated as MQEMPLDVLEDHVDSQVVVRLKDGERFVGTLTSFDQHMNVVLDPLESEEVEEYTHVEDTTVIRGDNVVSIRL
- the purF gene encoding amidophosphoribosyltransferase, with the protein product MQDKCGVVGVQLSDTASENSAALPVYYALYALQHRGQEGAGIVTCDGFQQHSKKGLGLVADVFDEDDMGDLPGDSGIGHIRYPTSGKIDEKSCHPFTVTSKQGSIALGHNGNLVNTDSIRDDLESLGHAFTTESDTEVMVHDLSRNLLDNDLLEAIERSMRKIDGAYSITMMHNDTVIGIRDPLGIRPLCIGKLDEGYIIASESVAIDVLDGDFVRDVRPGEVVVLDDDGKGFESYQLFEKQPAHCFFEYVYFARPDSEIDGRLVYDMRRKLGRLLYERHGVDTDIVSPVPDSGRAFATGYAEAGDIEYAESLMKNRYVGRTFIMPTQDARETAVRLKLNTIASNIEGKTVTLIDDSVVRGTTSNQLVKLLKDNGAEEVHMRIGSPPIISPCYLGINMASRDELMASDKSVAEIRDEIGADSLEYLDVADISEALDMPKSEMCTGCVTEEYPMNIEGEICGRCSSASDVEVADD
- a CDS encoding tryptophan--tRNA ligase codes for the protein MVELDPWGSATVESYSKLFEEFGIDEFDSSEVPEPMDLMRRGIIFGQRDYDLITDAMKSESDGDYAALSGFMPSGNVHIGNMMVMRELIWHQRQGADTYFLIADLEAHSARGKSWEECREISRDYILSMIALGFEPDNGTIYRQSENRELQDLAFELGEQTNFNELRGIYGFDGDTNIAHMESVLTQAADILYPQIDEPKPTVIPVGADQDPHLRLTRSLAKRMRMFGVTEAYASFEIDEDAKAVVSEALEELGGEATAEELAEDLRGEVEDDLDDDLLKTLDSGGDEKLRPRTRILSRDAPDDAFDDLVEAIESEHEDVEVYDEHIDVFGLDDAAEDGIRETVRQTEVDHGGYGFYAPSSIYHRFMTGLTGGKMSSSIPESHIALTDDPEEGADKVMSSKTGGRETAEEQREKGGEADDCPVYELYAYMLAEDDEHAKTVYDECVNGERLCGGCKSEAADLMEEFLEEHHEKREEAKERVEEFGVEL
- a CDS encoding RNA-binding protein, with product MEVRSRHYLREDEADEIKSSIEEKLDVDLGDYRLEQIELEEDYDLLLADGEPLIMRFDGEYFVTVKGALELRPEKATVTVDAGAVEFVTNGADVMRPGVVEADDGIEEGDLVVVKEENHDKPLAVGRGLTRGDDMVGDEGKVVESLHHVGDEIWEFEP
- a CDS encoding 50S ribosomal protein L37e; the protein is MGKGTPTQGKRNKKTHVKCRRCGEKSYHLKKERCSSCGFGKSSKQRSYNWQDKTGDN